The following are from one region of the Jatrophihabitans telluris genome:
- the aceE gene encoding pyruvate dehydrogenase (acetyl-transferring), homodimeric type, whose protein sequence is MTRDRYSIITDGLPNQLPDIDPGETREWIESFDAAIDADGRQRARFLMLKLLERARERQVGVPALRSTDYINTIPPEREPWFPGDEDIERRIRAYIRWNAAIMVSRANKHLGVGGHIATYASAASLYEVGFNHFFRGKDLASGTGDQVYFQGHAAPGIYARAFLEGRLTEQHLDGFRQEKSKAPFGLSSYPHPRLMPDFWEFPTVSMGLGPIGAIYQARFNRYLQARGIADTSQSHVWAFLGDGEMDEVESLGAIGVAAREELDNLTFVINCNLQRLDGPVRGNGKIIQELESYFRGAGWNVIKVIWGRDWDPLLAQDRDGVLVNKMNTTPDGQFQTYTVESGAYIRENFFGGDPRLRKIVEGMPDDELRLLSRGGHDYRKVYAAFASARAHVGQPTVILAHTIKGWTLESFEGRNATHQMKKLTKTDLKAFRDRLHLEIPDSALEGDLPPYYHPGEKSDEISYMLERREALGGSLPKRINRAKPLALPGDEAYADLKKGSGKQQVATTQVLVRLFKDLMRDKEIGKRFVPIIPDEARTFGLDAIFPTAKIYSPHGQEYDAVDRDMLLSYKESVQGQILHEGISEAGSTASLIAAATAYSTHGEPMIPFYIFYSMFGFQRTGDQFWQLADQLGRGFVLGATAGRTTLTGEGLQHADGHSLLIASTNPAVVAYDPAYAYEIAHIVQDGLRRMYSDTEHHPGGEDVFYYLTIYNEPISQPAEPADVDVDGILRGIHRVSPGLGEAGRPRAQVLASGVGVPWALKAQEILGRDWGVDIDVWSVTSWNELRREALEADEFNFLNPGEEPRTPYVVNKLAGSEGPFIAVSDYMRAVPDQIAQWVQTLGRDWSSLGADGFGFADTRGAARRFFHIDAESVVVNVLAQLAKRGEVKPEAAKEALERYQLLDVSAAEAGSAAGDS, encoded by the coding sequence TTGACCCGTGATCGCTACAGCATCATCACCGACGGTTTGCCCAACCAACTGCCCGACATCGACCCCGGCGAAACCCGCGAGTGGATCGAGTCGTTCGACGCCGCGATAGACGCCGACGGCCGGCAGCGTGCCCGCTTCCTGATGCTCAAATTGCTCGAACGCGCCCGCGAACGCCAGGTGGGCGTGCCTGCGCTGCGCAGCACCGACTACATCAACACGATCCCGCCCGAGCGGGAACCGTGGTTCCCGGGCGATGAGGACATCGAGCGTCGCATCCGGGCCTACATCCGGTGGAACGCGGCCATCATGGTCAGCCGGGCCAACAAGCATCTGGGCGTCGGCGGCCACATCGCGACCTACGCCTCGGCCGCCTCGCTGTACGAGGTCGGCTTCAACCACTTCTTCCGGGGCAAGGACCTCGCCAGCGGGACGGGCGACCAGGTCTACTTCCAGGGCCATGCCGCGCCCGGAATCTACGCCCGCGCCTTCCTAGAGGGCCGCCTCACCGAACAGCACCTGGACGGGTTCCGCCAGGAGAAGTCCAAGGCGCCCTTCGGCCTGTCCTCCTACCCCCACCCGCGCCTGATGCCGGACTTCTGGGAGTTCCCGACCGTTTCCATGGGCCTGGGCCCGATCGGCGCGATCTACCAGGCTCGCTTCAACCGCTACCTGCAGGCCCGCGGCATCGCCGACACCTCGCAGTCCCACGTCTGGGCCTTCCTCGGCGACGGTGAGATGGACGAGGTCGAATCCCTCGGTGCCATCGGGGTCGCCGCTCGGGAGGAACTGGACAACCTCACCTTCGTCATCAACTGCAATCTGCAGCGGCTCGACGGCCCGGTGCGGGGCAACGGCAAGATCATCCAGGAGCTGGAGTCCTACTTCCGCGGCGCCGGGTGGAACGTCATCAAGGTCATCTGGGGACGGGACTGGGATCCGCTGCTTGCCCAGGACCGCGACGGGGTGCTGGTCAACAAGATGAACACCACTCCGGACGGGCAGTTCCAGACCTACACGGTCGAGTCCGGCGCCTACATCCGGGAGAACTTCTTCGGCGGTGACCCCCGGCTGCGCAAGATCGTCGAAGGCATGCCCGACGACGAGTTGCGGTTGCTGTCCCGCGGTGGGCACGACTACCGCAAGGTCTATGCCGCCTTCGCCTCGGCGCGCGCGCACGTCGGTCAGCCGACCGTCATCCTGGCGCACACGATCAAGGGCTGGACGCTGGAAAGCTTCGAGGGCCGAAACGCCACCCACCAGATGAAGAAGCTGACCAAGACCGACCTGAAGGCCTTCCGCGATCGGCTGCACCTGGAGATCCCGGACTCGGCTCTGGAGGGCGACCTGCCTCCGTACTACCACCCCGGCGAGAAGTCCGACGAGATCAGCTACATGCTGGAGCGGCGCGAGGCCCTGGGCGGATCGTTGCCCAAGCGGATCAACCGAGCCAAGCCACTGGCACTGCCGGGTGACGAGGCCTACGCCGACCTGAAGAAGGGATCCGGCAAGCAGCAGGTGGCGACCACCCAGGTCCTGGTTCGGTTGTTCAAGGACCTGATGCGGGACAAGGAGATCGGCAAGCGGTTCGTCCCGATCATTCCGGACGAGGCACGGACGTTCGGCCTGGACGCGATCTTCCCGACGGCCAAGATCTACTCACCCCACGGCCAGGAGTACGACGCCGTCGACCGCGACATGCTGCTGTCCTACAAGGAGTCGGTGCAGGGCCAGATCCTGCACGAGGGCATCTCCGAGGCCGGCTCCACCGCCTCGCTGATCGCCGCCGCCACGGCGTACTCGACCCACGGCGAGCCGATGATCCCGTTCTACATCTTCTATTCGATGTTCGGGTTCCAGCGGACCGGTGACCAGTTCTGGCAGCTTGCCGACCAGCTCGGTCGCGGGTTCGTGCTCGGCGCCACTGCAGGCCGGACCACCCTCACCGGCGAGGGCCTGCAGCACGCCGACGGGCACTCGCTGCTCATCGCCTCGACCAACCCGGCCGTGGTGGCCTATGACCCCGCCTACGCCTACGAGATCGCGCACATCGTGCAGGACGGCCTTCGGCGGATGTACAGCGACACCGAGCACCACCCGGGCGGCGAGGACGTCTTCTATTACCTGACCATCTACAACGAGCCGATCAGCCAACCGGCCGAGCCCGCGGATGTCGACGTGGACGGCATCCTGCGCGGGATTCACCGGGTGTCGCCGGGCCTGGGCGAGGCCGGGCGGCCGCGGGCGCAGGTGTTGGCCTCCGGGGTCGGCGTGCCGTGGGCGCTCAAGGCTCAGGAGATCCTGGGTCGGGACTGGGGCGTTGACATCGACGTCTGGTCGGTCACGTCCTGGAATGAGCTCCGTCGCGAGGCACTCGAAGCGGACGAGTTCAACTTCCTCAACCCGGGCGAGGAGCCGCGAACCCCGTACGTCGTGAACAAGCTGGCCGGTAGCGAGGGTCCGTTCATCGCGGTCTCGGACTACATGCGGGCAGTGCCGGACCAGATCGCTCAATGGGTGCAGACCCTGGGACGGGACTGGTCGTCGCTGGGCGCGGACGGGTTCGGTTTCGCCGACACCCGTGGGGCGGCGCGGCGCTTCTTCCACATCGACGCCGAGTCGGTCGTGGTGAACGTGCTGGCGCAGCTGGCCAAGCGCGGCGAGGTCAAGCCGGAGGCGGCCAAGGAGGCCCTCGAGCGCTACCAGCTGCTCGACGTCTCCGCGGCCGAGGCCGGCTCGGCGGCCGGCGACAGCTGA
- a CDS encoding DNA cytosine methyltransferase codes for MNVTRPLSVVSLFAGAGGLDLGLERAGWEVVAATDFDRASMSTLRTSKDLAIPVTGRLGVTHMSNTRLIEADVRELTASDLRPTRARATWRPDLLAGGPPCQPWSSAGHQRGLEDPRGQLIGHMLRLIYELKPRYVLFENVRGLVTAVGPNGRSGEVLRSIQADLEDIGYASKIATLNAADYGAAQRRVRLVLLASSDHHLPPWPAPTHARYSDASSGTKPWVSMRSLLAKLPAPDEVEVVRPSGVRAAELECLEPGKGLRTGGKVESNRPSGHWGYRQDSFVADTDLPARTVRAATTPDWIRDGEGRLRRLTWRECAALQGFPNDWAFMGTAAAKFRQIGNAVQAEMATALGDTLRAELARGRASKPPVSPPWPDALEARVRYTLAEHRVNAGHRTRVRPQV; via the coding sequence ATGAACGTGACTAGGCCGCTGTCGGTGGTCAGCCTCTTCGCTGGGGCTGGCGGACTTGATCTAGGGCTTGAGCGTGCCGGTTGGGAAGTGGTTGCGGCTACGGACTTCGACCGAGCGAGCATGAGCACGCTCCGGACAAGTAAGGACCTGGCCATCCCCGTCACTGGTCGGCTGGGCGTGACGCACATGTCCAACACACGGCTCATTGAGGCCGACGTTAGAGAGCTGACAGCCTCTGATCTCCGCCCTACGCGTGCCCGGGCAACTTGGCGACCTGATCTCTTGGCCGGAGGCCCACCATGTCAACCCTGGTCTTCGGCGGGACACCAGCGAGGGCTAGAGGACCCACGGGGTCAGCTCATCGGACACATGTTGCGACTCATTTATGAGCTCAAGCCTCGGTATGTGTTGTTTGAAAACGTCCGTGGTCTTGTTACTGCCGTCGGACCGAACGGCCGATCCGGAGAGGTTCTCCGGTCGATCCAGGCCGACCTTGAGGACATTGGATACGCGAGCAAAATCGCCACCTTGAATGCGGCTGACTATGGGGCGGCGCAACGTCGCGTGCGCCTGGTCCTGCTCGCCAGCTCGGATCATCACTTGCCCCCATGGCCGGCCCCGACGCACGCCCGATACTCCGACGCGAGCAGCGGTACCAAACCATGGGTGTCGATGAGATCACTGCTCGCGAAGCTACCGGCGCCCGACGAGGTTGAAGTGGTTCGGCCGAGTGGTGTGCGAGCCGCGGAGCTTGAGTGCCTGGAGCCCGGGAAAGGACTACGCACGGGTGGCAAGGTTGAGTCGAACCGGCCAAGCGGACATTGGGGCTACCGACAGGACAGCTTCGTTGCCGACACCGACCTGCCCGCGAGGACGGTTCGAGCTGCCACGACGCCTGACTGGATCCGCGATGGGGAGGGGCGGCTTCGTCGCCTGACATGGCGTGAGTGTGCGGCGCTTCAAGGATTTCCGAACGATTGGGCCTTCATGGGAACGGCAGCAGCTAAGTTCCGGCAGATTGGAAACGCTGTTCAGGCTGAAATGGCAACAGCTTTGGGTGACACACTCCGAGCGGAGTTGGCGCGCGGGCGCGCGTCCAAACCGCCGGTATCGCCGCCTTGGCCAGACGCTCTTGAGGCTCGTGTCCGCTATACGCTGGCCGAGCACCGTGTCAATGCGGGTCATCGAACACGAGTTCGGCCGCAAGTGTAA
- a CDS encoding PucR family transcriptional regulator, with translation MQVSPSQATVRRIEQNSGTLATRSVARMDEELAWFRRLPPDQRSWVTLVAQAGIASFVEWLRSPDEVLRLTGEVFGTAPRELARRVSLQQTVELVRLTIAVVEEQVPRLADPGDEEAVADAVLRFSREIAFAAARVYASAAEARGAWDARLEALVIDGLVRGVDVDESGSPLTQLAALGWRSEGALTAVAGSPPAGRSAVDTIDAVHRAARRAGYDVLAGVHGGRLLVLLGGIGGRNADRAEDGIEAAGALLEEFGPGPVVVGGLAGQLAEAGRLTAVALSGLRSVGGWPAAPRPVSADDLLPERTIAGDAGARLQLIDTVYRPLAEADLAVLETVVSYLEHGRSLEATARALFVHANTVRYRLRRVAELCGQAPTEARGAFAIQLALVAGRLHAAS, from the coding sequence GTGCAGGTCTCCCCCAGCCAGGCGACGGTGCGCCGGATCGAACAGAATTCCGGCACCCTGGCCACTCGGAGTGTGGCGCGCATGGACGAGGAGCTCGCCTGGTTCCGTCGGCTGCCGCCCGATCAGCGCTCCTGGGTGACCCTGGTCGCGCAGGCCGGCATCGCCTCGTTCGTGGAATGGCTTCGTTCGCCGGATGAGGTCCTGCGGCTGACCGGCGAGGTGTTCGGGACGGCTCCGCGCGAACTGGCTCGCCGGGTCTCGCTGCAACAGACGGTCGAGCTGGTGCGGCTCACCATCGCCGTTGTCGAGGAGCAGGTCCCGCGGCTGGCCGATCCCGGCGATGAAGAGGCCGTCGCCGACGCCGTGCTGCGCTTCTCCCGGGAGATCGCCTTTGCGGCGGCCCGCGTCTACGCCAGCGCGGCCGAAGCGCGCGGGGCCTGGGACGCCCGGCTCGAGGCGCTGGTCATCGACGGCCTCGTACGCGGCGTGGACGTCGACGAGTCCGGCTCCCCTCTGACCCAGCTCGCCGCCCTCGGCTGGCGCAGTGAAGGGGCGCTGACCGCCGTCGCCGGTTCGCCGCCGGCCGGACGCAGCGCGGTGGACACGATCGACGCGGTCCACCGAGCAGCGCGACGCGCCGGCTATGACGTGCTGGCCGGGGTCCACGGCGGTCGCCTGCTGGTGCTGCTCGGCGGCATCGGCGGCCGCAACGCTGACCGCGCCGAGGACGGGATCGAGGCCGCGGGTGCACTGCTCGAGGAGTTCGGCCCGGGCCCGGTCGTGGTCGGCGGCCTGGCCGGTCAGCTGGCCGAGGCCGGCCGGCTCACTGCCGTTGCCCTGAGTGGTTTGCGCTCAGTGGGTGGCTGGCCGGCCGCCCCGCGACCGGTGTCCGCCGACGATCTGCTTCCCGAGCGCACCATCGCTGGGGATGCAGGCGCCCGGCTGCAGCTCATCGACACCGTGTACCGCCCGCTGGCCGAGGCTGACCTGGCCGTACTGGAGACGGTCGTGAGCTACCTCGAACACGGCCGCTCGCTGGAGGCGACGGCCCGGGCGTTGTTCGTCCACGCCAACACGGTTCGGTACCGGTTGCGGCGGGTCGCGGAGCTGTGCGGCCAGGCGCCGACGGAGGCCCGGGGCGCGTTCGCCATCCAGCTGGCGCTGGTCGCCGGACGGCTCCATGCCGCCTCCTAG
- a CDS encoding XamI family restriction endonuclease: MRVIEHEFGRKCNRRHGEDQRCSSACRRHDCHVALLPAPEWTDEQLLAARNEGEARSRARRREAGPKAFGLICRHLEPQVRRGLALSSNLRQITGDIFRDHPEIWQMFRYVCAPPVSQEDFWTLVGGPKFRRVPAELADEAALALVDVVDPVRFPWVEQSRDPTPVELDASVLATTCLWAAQFLGTQQRSESSKRQEAAVGSALQEAGLTFDPSRSPAQFADAMTRGTYSRERLLAGAKCDVPARLHDGRLMAIECKVSNGPKNGWKRVNREVGGKAQTWRSAFGNQVLTAVVLDGVFDLASLKTARDGGVLVFWEYDLNPLKEFVVAAV, translated from the coding sequence ATGCGGGTCATCGAACACGAGTTCGGCCGCAAGTGTAATCGCCGACACGGGGAAGATCAGCGGTGCTCGTCTGCTTGTCGACGGCACGATTGCCATGTGGCACTACTACCCGCGCCCGAGTGGACTGATGAGCAGCTTCTTGCTGCTCGCAATGAGGGTGAAGCGCGGTCCCGTGCTCGACGACGAGAGGCCGGGCCGAAGGCGTTCGGACTGATCTGTCGCCATCTTGAGCCGCAGGTCCGCCGTGGGCTTGCGCTGTCAAGCAACCTTCGACAGATCACCGGAGACATCTTTCGGGACCACCCTGAGATTTGGCAGATGTTCCGGTACGTGTGTGCCCCGCCAGTCAGTCAGGAGGACTTCTGGACGTTGGTCGGGGGGCCGAAGTTCCGACGCGTGCCAGCTGAGTTGGCCGACGAGGCAGCACTCGCTCTAGTGGACGTCGTTGATCCAGTTCGATTTCCATGGGTCGAACAGAGCAGAGACCCAACGCCCGTCGAGCTCGATGCGTCAGTTTTGGCAACGACGTGCCTTTGGGCAGCGCAGTTCCTCGGCACTCAACAACGCTCCGAGTCTTCAAAACGTCAGGAAGCCGCGGTCGGATCTGCCTTACAGGAAGCTGGGCTCACGTTCGATCCAAGCCGTTCTCCAGCACAGTTCGCTGACGCGATGACACGCGGCACATACAGCAGGGAACGTCTTCTTGCTGGCGCGAAGTGCGACGTACCTGCGCGGCTTCACGATGGTCGGCTTATGGCGATTGAGTGCAAGGTGAGCAATGGGCCGAAGAACGGATGGAAGCGCGTAAACCGCGAGGTCGGAGGCAAGGCTCAGACCTGGCGTTCGGCCTTCGGAAATCAGGTCCTTACCGCCGTGGTCCTGGATGGCGTTTTCGACCTCGCAAGTCTGAAGACCGCCCGCGACGGTGGGGTCTTGGTGTTCTGGGAGTATGACCTCAATCCGTTAAAAGAGTTCGTGGTAGCCGCTGTCTGA
- a CDS encoding SURF1 family protein encodes MLSTLRQRRYYGLIAACLVVATVCLLAGTWQIARFDQKRSANHLLRSNNGDPAVDVSAALGPVGSATNTGKTARFRHVTATGTYLRQHEVLVRGQTVGDSGNEDSAGTGSSVGYLVVTPLQTRNGILLIVRGFIEQTGSAADTPKAPAAPTGTVTVEARLEPASIKPDKLGKLPGNQVDSLNVADTAARLGAPVWNGYAELLSGQPGTAGLIAIPNPSMSNPAGGAQVPQHAAYVVQWYLFAGLALALPFVLAAAERRRDADAADAADAAEDDQVGAPDHAAVPPGGPVAGTVSRAGGSAPKPTWRQRRAALDDRLAGRR; translated from the coding sequence GTGCTCTCCACCCTGCGCCAGCGCCGCTACTACGGCCTGATCGCGGCGTGCCTGGTGGTGGCGACGGTGTGCCTGCTGGCCGGCACCTGGCAGATCGCGCGATTCGATCAGAAGCGTTCAGCAAATCACCTGCTGCGGTCCAACAACGGTGACCCCGCCGTCGACGTCAGCGCTGCACTGGGCCCGGTCGGCTCCGCGACGAACACCGGAAAGACCGCGAGGTTCCGGCACGTCACCGCCACCGGGACCTACCTCCGCCAGCACGAGGTGCTGGTACGCGGGCAGACCGTCGGTGACTCCGGCAACGAGGACAGCGCCGGGACGGGGAGCAGTGTCGGGTACCTGGTCGTCACTCCCCTGCAGACCAGAAACGGGATTCTGCTGATCGTGCGGGGCTTCATCGAACAGACCGGCAGCGCGGCTGATACGCCGAAGGCGCCCGCCGCACCGACCGGGACGGTGACCGTCGAAGCGCGCCTGGAACCGGCGTCGATCAAGCCCGACAAGCTCGGCAAGCTACCCGGCAACCAGGTCGACTCGCTCAACGTGGCCGACACCGCGGCCCGGCTGGGCGCGCCGGTTTGGAACGGTTACGCCGAACTGTTGTCCGGCCAGCCGGGCACTGCGGGTCTCATCGCGATCCCGAACCCGAGCATGTCCAACCCGGCCGGCGGTGCCCAGGTACCCCAGCACGCCGCCTACGTCGTCCAGTGGTACCTCTTCGCGGGTCTGGCGCTGGCGCTGCCCTTCGTCCTGGCCGCGGCCGAGCGACGCCGGGACGCCGATGCCGCCGATGCCGCCGATGCCGCCGAGGACGATCAGGTCGGCGCCCCTGACCACGCCGCGGTGCCCCCCGGTGGCCCGGTGGCCGGGACGGTCTCGCGTGCGGGCGGCTCAGCACCCAAACCGACATGGCGGCAGCGCCGCGCGGCGCTGGACGATCGGCTGGCGGGCCGGCGCTGA
- a CDS encoding DUF3052 domain-containing protein encodes MSTTPGTGDNTTTVVDRLGIEAGMVVQELGYDDDVDHDLRDAIEQRLDDDMVDEDSDEVVDVVLLWFREDDGDLVDALVDAIGPLADTGVIWLLTPKRGRSGYVEPSDISEAAPTAGLSQTSILPVAPDWTAARLATRRAKVNDKARGERR; translated from the coding sequence GTGAGCACCACCCCCGGAACCGGGGACAACACGACCACGGTGGTGGACCGCCTCGGCATCGAGGCGGGGATGGTCGTGCAGGAGTTGGGCTACGACGATGACGTCGACCACGACTTGCGCGATGCGATCGAGCAGCGACTCGACGACGACATGGTGGACGAGGACTCCGACGAGGTCGTCGACGTCGTCCTGCTGTGGTTCCGTGAGGACGACGGTGATCTCGTGGACGCGCTGGTGGACGCGATCGGCCCGCTGGCCGACACCGGCGTCATCTGGCTGTTGACCCCCAAACGTGGACGGTCCGGCTACGTCGAGCCGTCCGACATCTCCGAGGCGGCCCCGACCGCGGGGCTGTCCCAGACCTCGATCCTGCCGGTTGCTCCGGACTGGACCGCCGCGCGCCTGGCGACCCGCCGGGCCAAGGTGAACGACAAGGCCCGCGGGGAGCGCCGATGA
- a CDS encoding peroxiredoxin, whose protein sequence is MTNSPGLDALPVGSLAPDFSLRDQNNEVVSLSRFAGQKAVLLVFYPFAFTGICTGELGQIGKHLDTFVSDEVQVLAVSIDSSYSHKIFAQRDELDFPLLSDFWPHGAVAQAYGVFNDEVGVANRGTFLIDRHGIIRFSEVNEIGFGRDPQRWLDAISELGAPVG, encoded by the coding sequence ATGACGAACTCGCCGGGCCTCGACGCCCTGCCGGTTGGTTCGCTCGCGCCGGATTTCTCGCTCCGGGACCAGAACAACGAGGTCGTCTCGCTGTCCCGTTTCGCTGGGCAGAAAGCCGTGCTGCTGGTTTTCTACCCCTTCGCCTTCACCGGCATCTGCACTGGTGAACTCGGTCAGATCGGCAAGCACCTCGACACCTTCGTCAGCGACGAGGTGCAGGTTCTTGCGGTGTCGATCGACTCCTCGTACTCGCACAAGATCTTCGCCCAGCGCGATGAGCTGGACTTCCCGCTGCTGTCCGACTTCTGGCCCCACGGGGCGGTCGCGCAGGCCTACGGCGTGTTCAACGACGAGGTCGGCGTGGCCAACCGCGGCACCTTCCTCATCGACCGTCACGGCATCATCCGGTTCTCCGAGGTGAACGAGATCGGTTTCGGACGCGATCCCCAGCGATGGCTGGACGCGATCTCCGAACTCGGCGCGCCGGTCGGATAA
- a CDS encoding pirin family protein, which produces MGTVELRRGRDRGRTVGAGRDTAHSFSFGAHYDPDNTSFGLLLAHNEDVLQPRAGYDEHPHARLDIVSWVVSGRLGHVDPVGGTNSVGPGQVQYLGTGRGIVHSERNAADEPVRYVQMWLPSERDEPSYQWADLNDALDRDRSGWTPVASGLARHRGLAPIELSQAGAGLSAVRLGPGGSIGLVSAPLVHLFVTRGEVSLEGPAGLEGSAGSVGSAAPRRGARLGAGDAVRLTDPAAITLRTDTGCELLAWEMLSGLD; this is translated from the coding sequence GTGGGGACTGTCGAGCTACGCCGCGGCCGCGATCGTGGCCGCACGGTGGGTGCGGGCCGCGACACCGCGCACTCGTTTTCCTTCGGTGCCCACTACGACCCGGACAACACGTCCTTCGGCCTTCTGCTGGCGCACAACGAGGACGTTCTGCAACCCCGCGCGGGATACGACGAGCACCCTCATGCTCGGCTCGACATCGTCAGCTGGGTCGTGTCGGGCCGGCTGGGCCACGTCGATCCGGTCGGTGGAACGAACTCGGTCGGACCGGGTCAGGTCCAGTACCTGGGCACCGGGCGCGGCATCGTCCACAGCGAGCGCAACGCCGCCGACGAGCCGGTCCGGTACGTACAGATGTGGTTGCCGAGCGAGCGGGACGAACCCAGCTATCAGTGGGCCGATCTGAACGACGCGCTGGACCGGGACAGGTCGGGTTGGACGCCCGTTGCCTCGGGGCTGGCCCGGCACCGCGGACTCGCCCCGATCGAGCTCAGCCAAGCGGGGGCGGGGCTGTCTGCCGTCCGGCTCGGACCGGGCGGATCGATCGGACTCGTCTCAGCGCCGTTGGTGCACCTGTTCGTCACCCGGGGTGAGGTCAGCTTGGAGGGTCCGGCTGGCTTGGAGGGTTCGGCTGGCTCGGTGGGTTCGGCTGCTCCCCGGCGCGGGGCTCGACTGGGTGCGGGGGACGCCGTCCGTCTCACCGACCCGGCCGCAATCACGCTGCGGACGGACACCGGATGTGAGTTGCTGGCCTGGGAGATGCTCTCGGGTCTGGACTGA
- a CDS encoding NAD-dependent protein deacetylase: MTASPLEELDVDVRAGLDALAGLVGDGETAILSGAGISTESGIPDYRGPTGLSRPATPMTFQEFTASGEARQRYWARSHVGWRMIARAQPNAGHRAVAQLQRHGVLSGIITQNVDGLHQGAGAREVIELHGSLDRVICLNCGAFSARDELETRLDEANPGWLAEARRTDVSAVKPDGDVDLDHAMIGRFRPVDCLVCGSGPLKPDVVFFGESVPAARVASCYQLVAGSRCLLVLGSSLTVASGFRFVRRAASLSIPIAIVNAGPTRGDSLADVRIDAPLGAVLTGLSAALA, translated from the coding sequence GTGACCGCGTCGCCGCTTGAAGAACTCGATGTGGACGTCCGGGCGGGCCTCGATGCCCTGGCGGGCCTGGTGGGCGACGGTGAGACCGCGATCCTGTCCGGCGCGGGGATCTCGACCGAGTCAGGGATCCCGGACTACCGCGGGCCGACCGGCCTAAGCCGTCCAGCGACCCCGATGACGTTCCAGGAGTTCACCGCCAGCGGGGAAGCCCGGCAGCGGTACTGGGCCCGAAGCCACGTCGGTTGGCGGATGATCGCCCGAGCGCAGCCGAACGCCGGGCACCGTGCGGTAGCGCAGCTGCAGCGCCACGGCGTGCTGTCCGGCATCATCACGCAGAACGTCGACGGCCTGCATCAGGGTGCGGGCGCCCGCGAGGTCATCGAGCTGCACGGCTCACTGGATCGGGTCATCTGTCTGAACTGTGGCGCGTTCTCAGCCCGGGATGAACTCGAGACCCGACTGGACGAGGCGAATCCCGGCTGGCTGGCCGAGGCGCGCCGCACCGATGTGAGCGCGGTCAAGCCCGACGGCGATGTGGACCTCGACCACGCGATGATCGGACGGTTCAGGCCGGTCGACTGCCTGGTCTGCGGTAGCGGTCCGCTCAAGCCGGATGTGGTCTTCTTCGGCGAGTCCGTGCCCGCGGCCCGGGTGGCGTCGTGCTACCAGCTGGTCGCGGGGAGCCGGTGCCTGCTGGTGCTCGGATCGTCGTTGACCGTCGCCTCGGGCTTCCGCTTCGTCCGGCGGGCGGCGTCGCTTTCGATCCCGATCGCGATCGTCAATGCGGGCCCGACGCGTGGGGACAGCCTGGCCGACGTGCGGATCGACGCACCGCTCGGCGCCGTCCTGACCGGTCTCTCCGCGGCCCTCGCTTAG